A portion of the Edaphobacter bradus genome contains these proteins:
- a CDS encoding Gfo/Idh/MocA family protein, with the protein MMSRRSFVQGISAAALGAKTVAAIAEEELSKESATPVRLGIIGPGSRGKELLRSFLRVPGVTVVGAADVYAPRFAELNSVCGYNVPSYSDYRSLLDQKDIDAFVVATPLSFHSQHVVAALKSGRHVYGEKTMAFTVDEAQEIVRTVDAGKQIYQVGHQYRYAPWIRKTIERVHQGEIGDVTHVYGYWHRNSDWRRPVPDPSLERLINWRLYNEYSLGLLSELGSHHIDIANWVFGETPQAALATGSVAAYHDGRENDDNVQAILSYSKGRRFVFSSMTNNAMMGDQLWLYGTKGSLNLTLQDAEFYYEPTRAAQLPANALVTEKGITTGASYRAGGEMPYRGQGKKLNIPVVEDPTATACKAFIECVRTGQRPVADVRAGLGAALAVVTANQSLKERRELEVLRAT; encoded by the coding sequence ATGATGAGTCGGCGTAGTTTTGTCCAGGGAATATCGGCTGCTGCATTAGGAGCGAAGACCGTTGCCGCTATTGCCGAGGAAGAGCTGTCAAAGGAGTCGGCCACTCCGGTTCGTCTCGGCATCATTGGCCCAGGCAGTCGCGGGAAAGAGTTGTTGCGGAGTTTTCTACGTGTGCCAGGAGTCACCGTCGTAGGTGCTGCAGACGTCTACGCTCCGCGATTTGCTGAATTGAACAGCGTGTGCGGATACAATGTGCCGTCCTACAGCGACTATCGCAGCCTGCTCGACCAGAAGGATATCGATGCATTTGTTGTGGCTACTCCGTTGAGCTTTCACTCGCAGCATGTTGTGGCCGCGCTCAAGAGCGGACGGCATGTTTACGGCGAGAAGACCATGGCCTTTACCGTGGACGAAGCGCAGGAGATTGTGCGGACCGTCGACGCAGGGAAGCAGATCTATCAGGTCGGGCACCAGTACCGGTATGCGCCGTGGATTCGTAAGACGATTGAACGCGTGCATCAGGGCGAGATCGGTGACGTGACGCACGTCTACGGTTATTGGCATCGCAACAGCGATTGGAGGCGACCGGTCCCCGATCCCTCTCTTGAGAGGCTCATCAACTGGAGGCTGTACAACGAGTACTCCCTTGGGTTGTTGTCTGAGTTGGGCTCGCACCATATCGATATTGCGAACTGGGTGTTTGGTGAAACTCCCCAGGCAGCGCTGGCAACCGGAAGCGTGGCTGCGTATCACGACGGGCGCGAAAACGACGATAACGTACAAGCAATCCTTTCCTACTCAAAGGGCCGCCGGTTTGTCTTCAGTTCGATGACGAACAATGCAATGATGGGCGACCAACTATGGCTGTACGGAACCAAGGGAAGTCTCAACCTGACGCTGCAGGATGCGGAGTTCTACTATGAGCCAACGCGCGCGGCTCAGTTACCGGCAAACGCTCTGGTTACGGAGAAGGGAATCACTACAGGAGCCTCTTATCGCGCCGGCGGCGAGATGCCATACCGCGGTCAGGGGAAGAAGCTGAATATTCCCGTTGTCGAAGATCCAACTGCGACCGCATGCAAGGCCTTTATCGAGTGTGTACGGACGGGGCAGCGTCCCGTTGCCGATGTTCGCGCGGGGTTGGGAGCTGCTCTTGCTGTTGTGACGGCCAATCAGTCTCTCAAGGAACGCCGTGAATTGGAGGTTCTGCGGGCGACATAA
- a CDS encoding FAD:protein FMN transferase gives MALLAGFAAVCQGVGVAQAGPLALYHEVHQAMGSEFTIDLYAPDQESAERSLELAFEEVDRIEDLLSNYRPTSELSRISREAGAAPVTTDPETFSFIERAVEASKRSDGAFDITVGPLMRAWGFFFNKGRIPSADELSALRKKTGWRYIQLDASRRTVFFTNHVNMELDPGSIGKGYAVDRVVELLRQQGISAALISAGSSSIYGLGSPPGADGWPVNVPDPAHAGRVLSKVVLKDLSLSTGACTEKFFIKNGHRYCHILSPRTMSPVEGMLQTTVLSPSATDSDALSTATFVLGKAGFKSVLQAYPHSSGLIVSGTPRSPAYSMFQWPQPVKLSQSKKEGDRAR, from the coding sequence GTGGCGTTGCTGGCGGGATTTGCTGCGGTGTGCCAGGGAGTGGGGGTGGCTCAAGCCGGGCCGCTGGCGCTGTACCATGAGGTGCACCAAGCGATGGGGTCGGAGTTCACCATCGACTTATATGCGCCCGACCAGGAGAGCGCAGAGCGGTCGCTGGAGCTAGCCTTCGAGGAGGTCGACAGGATTGAAGATCTGTTGAGCAACTATCGGCCGACGAGCGAACTGTCACGAATAAGTCGCGAGGCGGGAGCAGCACCGGTCACGACAGACCCCGAGACGTTCTCCTTCATCGAGAGAGCCGTAGAAGCCAGCAAACGATCCGATGGGGCTTTCGACATTACGGTTGGACCCTTGATGCGTGCGTGGGGTTTTTTCTTCAACAAAGGACGCATCCCGTCGGCCGATGAGTTGTCAGCGCTGCGTAAGAAGACGGGATGGCGCTATATCCAGCTGGATGCGTCACGCCGGACGGTATTTTTCACCAACCACGTGAATATGGAACTCGATCCAGGCAGTATTGGTAAAGGCTATGCCGTCGATCGAGTGGTGGAGCTTCTCAGGCAACAGGGAATCAGCGCAGCGTTGATCTCGGCTGGGTCGAGCAGCATCTATGGTCTGGGATCTCCCCCTGGCGCCGATGGTTGGCCTGTCAATGTGCCCGATCCGGCACATGCTGGCAGGGTGCTGAGTAAGGTTGTGTTGAAAGACCTCTCCTTATCCACGGGGGCCTGCACAGAAAAGTTCTTCATCAAAAATGGCCATAGGTACTGCCACATTCTTAGCCCGCGTACGATGAGCCCCGTGGAAGGCATGCTTCAGACGACGGTTCTTTCGCCCTCAGCAACGGACAGTGATGCTCTTTCTACGGCGACCTTTGTGTTGGGAAAGGCTGGGTTCAAATCTGTGTTACAAGCGTATCCGCATTCATCTGGTTTGATTGTTTCCGGAACGCCCCGCTCGCCCGCCTACAGTATGTTTCAGTGGCCACAACCAGTTAAACTTAGCCAAAGCAAGAAAGAAGGAGATAGAGCGCGATGA
- a CDS encoding peroxiredoxin family protein, translating into MNQRSLSLIATALTYFSLFLVSPASAVAEPPEVGSKAPDFTLSTPDGRAITLSELTPKGRVVLVLLRGFPHYQCPYCHKQVYDFQLHADKFAALETQVLFVYPGPPAKVDKKAEEFLTKQDKLSGNLYLVVDPDYKFTNQYGLRWEGLFETAYPSTFIIDRNRTILFRKISHSHGDRSTSEEVLAELTKSESPH; encoded by the coding sequence GTGAACCAACGTAGCTTATCGCTTATAGCAACGGCACTAACATATTTTTCCCTATTCCTCGTCTCTCCAGCCTCCGCAGTAGCTGAACCCCCCGAAGTTGGAAGCAAGGCCCCAGACTTCACGCTTTCAACTCCAGATGGACGCGCCATAACCCTGTCGGAGCTGACGCCAAAAGGCAGAGTCGTCCTGGTCCTCCTTCGAGGATTTCCGCATTATCAATGCCCCTACTGTCACAAGCAGGTGTACGACTTTCAGCTCCATGCCGATAAGTTTGCCGCGCTTGAGACTCAAGTCCTCTTCGTGTACCCCGGCCCCCCTGCCAAAGTGGACAAAAAAGCCGAAGAATTTCTGACCAAGCAAGATAAGCTATCCGGCAATCTTTATCTGGTAGTCGATCCTGACTACAAATTTACAAACCAATATGGCCTTCGCTGGGAAGGCTTGTTCGAAACAGCCTATCCATCTACATTCATCATCGACCGAAACCGCACAATCCTCTTCCGAAAGATCAGCCATTCTCACGGCGACAGATCTACATCTGAGGAAGTGCTTGCAGAACTGACGAAAAGTGAATCCCCCCACTGA
- a CDS encoding TonB-dependent receptor, whose amino-acid sequence MKQKIVVLAVCLFFVSGTLMLFGQAVSGSLVGTVQDSTGASVVRAAVTATETGTGTTYESVTNDTGNYTIPSLPPGRYTVTVTAAGFKKVAHENIDVLLNSTTRVDFDVVPGSVNEEVLVTTAPPLLQTDRADISTKIETRQVAELPLGSNRNFQSLLNLVPGTAPATFQHSQFFNAQSALQTQVNGLPRHGNLYQIEGIDDDERTGLLQIIIPPADAIQSVDISTNNFEAEMGRATGAVTNVVLKSGTNAFHGSAFEFIQNNAVNARSYFGPHLGHLSYNYFGGSIGGPILKDKLFFFGDYLRSSDHELVSGTYTIPDARYFTPNAQGFIDLSPAVTLDPKGRKVGIVYDPKTGDGKNTPRTPFANNQIPFSRVNPVSLAILQKVNAAAAQYGKLNSTLPLSNPANNYTTTRPFTKTTDSFDTKIDYTLNERNHISGRYSFQRVNTFQAPAFGPFLGGPIGGAFQGTGKQTSYSTGVNYDHVFSPTLFTEVRFGVAHLRNNAQPSDYGSSDATALGIPGVNINQFTSGQVGITNGGGISDNLIGYAASVPWIRGEANIDFVNNWTKVIRNHTVKAGVDLRRVRDDLLQDQTFSPRGVFKFGDSQTSDVKSTGTNIANNIASFLLDLPSQVGRDVNTYFPAYRQWWFFAFASDKWQATSKLTVDLGVRWEFYPPATPKTAGGFSNYDPVNNNLVIAGVGSNPSNLGMQTRYRYFAPRTGFSYRATDQTVIRGGFGISYTPFPDNNYAYNYPVRANNSYNVAGTSPYTAAVLADGVTTATFQAGFPAPVPVPIPSNGIIPANTKTLLAQQYFVVPQNYKNPYVESWNVAVQQALPYNMSLQVAYVANHGVNLGGNVDINNPSTYGGGAAQKPENIAFGRTAATQLIFQGFSSNYQSLQTQLNKRFSNGLSFTTAFTWGKGLNYMDGDDGGLKFFINQRRNYAPADYDRALNYEQSFTYELPFGRGHNRLNSGIAALTLGGWKLSGIISVVSGSPFTITASGSSLNTPGTTQTASLTGPYKVTHGIGTNTHWFDVTAFTPPSGCPTSTPQNPVPCTPQNVGLGNTGRNQFRGPGYIQDNISLFKSFPVWREAALETRLDAFQLSNTPQFNNPNASLASAGNFGQVTSTLGSGQGSVNGVGGGRSLQASARITF is encoded by the coding sequence GTGAAGCAAAAGATCGTTGTTCTAGCAGTGTGCCTCTTTTTTGTCTCAGGAACGCTTATGTTGTTCGGGCAGGCCGTAAGCGGCTCGCTGGTGGGAACGGTTCAGGATAGCACCGGCGCGTCAGTGGTCAGGGCTGCCGTAACAGCGACTGAGACCGGTACTGGCACGACATACGAGTCGGTGACGAATGATACCGGCAACTACACCATTCCAAGTTTGCCGCCGGGCCGCTATACGGTGACGGTCACCGCGGCCGGATTCAAGAAGGTCGCCCACGAGAACATCGACGTGCTGTTGAACTCTACAACGCGCGTCGATTTCGATGTTGTGCCGGGCAGTGTGAACGAAGAGGTTCTGGTGACAACTGCGCCGCCTTTGCTCCAGACCGACCGCGCCGATATCAGTACGAAGATCGAGACGCGTCAGGTTGCAGAGCTTCCGCTGGGATCGAACCGCAACTTCCAGTCCCTGTTGAACCTGGTTCCGGGCACTGCGCCAGCGACGTTCCAGCATTCACAATTCTTCAATGCCCAGAGCGCATTGCAGACGCAGGTTAATGGCTTGCCGCGGCACGGGAACCTGTATCAGATCGAAGGCATCGACGACGATGAGCGGACCGGGCTGTTGCAGATCATCATTCCTCCGGCAGATGCGATTCAATCAGTCGACATCTCGACGAACAACTTTGAAGCTGAGATGGGACGCGCGACGGGCGCGGTGACGAACGTCGTTCTGAAGTCGGGCACGAATGCATTTCACGGCTCAGCGTTTGAGTTCATCCAGAACAATGCTGTCAATGCGCGTTCATACTTTGGCCCCCATCTGGGGCATCTTTCCTACAACTACTTTGGTGGCAGTATTGGCGGTCCGATCCTGAAGGACAAGCTGTTCTTCTTCGGGGACTACCTGCGCTCGTCGGATCACGAGTTGGTCTCCGGTACGTATACGATTCCCGATGCTCGCTACTTTACTCCGAACGCTCAGGGCTTCATCGACCTTAGCCCGGCAGTAACGTTGGATCCTAAAGGCAGAAAGGTCGGAATCGTATATGATCCGAAAACGGGAGACGGCAAGAACACGCCGCGTACACCGTTTGCGAACAACCAGATTCCGTTCAGCCGTGTGAACCCGGTGTCGCTGGCGATTCTGCAGAAGGTGAACGCGGCGGCGGCGCAGTACGGCAAGCTGAACTCCACGCTGCCGCTGTCGAATCCAGCCAACAACTACACGACAACCCGACCGTTCACGAAGACTACGGACAGCTTTGACACGAAGATCGACTATACGCTGAACGAGAGGAACCACATCAGCGGGCGCTATAGCTTCCAGCGGGTCAATACCTTTCAGGCGCCTGCCTTTGGCCCATTTCTCGGCGGTCCCATCGGCGGCGCGTTCCAGGGGACTGGCAAGCAGACCTCCTACAGCACGGGCGTAAATTACGACCACGTTTTTTCGCCTACGCTGTTCACCGAGGTGCGATTTGGCGTTGCCCACCTGCGCAATAATGCGCAGCCAAGCGATTATGGCTCCAGCGACGCGACGGCGCTGGGAATTCCCGGCGTCAACATCAACCAGTTCACCAGCGGTCAGGTGGGAATCACGAACGGCGGAGGGATTAGCGATAACCTGATCGGGTACGCGGCCTCCGTTCCCTGGATTCGCGGCGAAGCGAATATTGACTTTGTCAACAATTGGACGAAGGTGATCCGCAATCATACGGTCAAAGCTGGTGTGGATCTTCGACGGGTGCGTGACGACCTGCTGCAGGACCAGACTTTCAGCCCGCGCGGAGTGTTCAAGTTCGGCGACTCACAAACCTCGGATGTAAAGAGCACAGGTACGAATATCGCCAACAATATCGCTAGCTTTCTGCTAGATCTTCCAAGCCAGGTGGGCCGCGATGTGAACACATACTTTCCGGCCTACCGGCAGTGGTGGTTCTTCGCCTTTGCCAGCGACAAGTGGCAGGCAACATCGAAGTTGACGGTGGACCTGGGAGTGCGGTGGGAGTTCTACCCGCCGGCCACACCGAAGACCGCCGGTGGCTTCTCGAACTATGATCCGGTGAACAACAATCTGGTGATCGCCGGTGTTGGTAGCAATCCATCCAACCTTGGAATGCAGACGCGATATCGGTACTTCGCGCCACGCACAGGCTTCTCTTACCGGGCTACGGACCAAACCGTGATTCGTGGAGGATTTGGTATCAGCTATACTCCCTTTCCGGATAACAACTACGCCTACAACTATCCTGTTCGAGCCAACAACAGCTACAACGTCGCCGGAACGAGCCCCTACACGGCCGCTGTGCTGGCCGATGGAGTGACTACAGCGACCTTCCAGGCAGGCTTTCCTGCTCCAGTACCCGTGCCGATTCCATCAAACGGAATTATCCCGGCGAACACGAAGACGCTGCTGGCGCAGCAGTACTTTGTAGTCCCGCAGAACTATAAGAACCCTTATGTCGAGTCCTGGAATGTAGCTGTGCAGCAGGCTCTTCCCTACAATATGTCGCTCCAGGTGGCTTACGTGGCGAACCATGGCGTGAATTTGGGGGGCAACGTGGACATCAATAATCCCTCGACCTATGGCGGGGGCGCGGCACAGAAGCCGGAGAACATCGCGTTTGGGCGTACCGCCGCGACGCAGTTGATCTTCCAAGGGTTTTCGTCCAACTATCAGTCGCTTCAGACCCAGTTGAACAAGCGGTTCTCGAACGGCCTGTCGTTTACGACCGCCTTTACCTGGGGCAAGGGACTGAACTACATGGACGGCGATGATGGAGGGCTTAAATTCTTTATCAACCAGCGGAGAAACTATGCGCCGGCTGACTACGACAGGGCTCTGAACTATGAGCAGAGCTTCACCTACGAGTTACCGTTCGGGCGCGGCCACAACCGCCTCAATTCGGGTATCGCAGCTCTCACGCTTGGCGGATGGAAGCTCTCGGGCATCATCTCGGTAGTCTCTGGATCGCCATTTACCATTACTGCGAGTGGCAGCAGCCTGAATACTCCCGGGACGACGCAGACCGCAAGCCTCACTGGTCCCTATAAGGTCACTCACGGAATCGGCACCAATACGCATTGGTTTGACGTTACGGCGTTCACTCCGCCGAGCGGCTGCCCAACCTCAACGCCACAGAACCCTGTACCGTGCACCCCACAGAACGTCGGTCTCGGCAACACAGGCAGGAATCAGTTCCGTGGACCTGGTTACATTCAGGACAACATCTCGCTCTTCAAGAGCTTCCCCGTCTGGAGAGAGGCAGCTCTGGAGACTCGTCTCGACGCCTTCCAGCTAAGCAATACGCCTCAGTTCAACAATCCGAACGCTAGCCTCGCTTCCGCCGGGAACTTCGGTCAGGTCACGAGCACTCTGGGTAGCGGACAGGGGAGCGTGAACGGCGTTGGTGGAGGACGCAGTCTGCAGGCTTCGGCACGCATCACCTTCTAG
- a CDS encoding TonB-dependent receptor, whose amino-acid sequence MKQKKMAVVAVVCLFFVSGTLMLLGQAVSGSLVGTVQDSTGASVVKATVTATETGTGTTYEAVTNDTGNYTVPSLPPGSYTVTVTAAGFKKIAHENIDVLLNSTTRVDFEVVPGSVNEEVLVTAAPPLLQTDRADISTKLDTRQVAELPLGTNRNFQSLLNLVPGTAPARYEHSQFFNAQGALQTEANGLPRHGNLYQIEGIDDDERTGLLQIIIPPAEAIQSVDISTNNFDAELGRATGAVTNVVLKSGTNSFHGSAFEFIQNDYVNARSYFGPPLGHLSYNYFGGSIGGPVLKDKLFFFGDYLRTSDHEKIANTFTIPPPIWYTPNPQGFIDLSGPLASGAGQIYDPATGDGTAQHPRTPFANNQIPIGRVNPVSLRILQELGKVAQPNQNQGNLVNPTNNYGTKLPFTKTTDSFDIKINYTLDERNHVSGRYSWQRVITFQAPAFGSFLGGPAGGGGFQGTGHQKSYSVGVNYDHVFSSTLFTEARFGVAHLRNNAQPSDFGSNDATAIGIPGVNIDQFTSGQVGIFIGNGLFGQQGQNYPLIGYSASVPWIRGESNIDFVNMWTKIIHNHTVKAGVDLRRVRDDLLQDQTFSPRGAYTFAEPQTSDLRGKTNIANDIASFLLDVPSQVGRDVNTYFPAYRQWWFFAFASDKWQATSKLTVDMGVRWEFYPPATPRKAGGFSNYDPVNNRLVIAGIGGNPSNLGMETRYRYWAPRTGFSYRATDNTVIRGGFGMSYTPFPDNVYAYNYPVRSNNAYTPVGSSPFTPAVLADGVTVATFEAGFPAPVAVPIPSNGIIPANTKTLLAQQYFVIPLKYKNPYAESWNVAVQQALPSNMSLQVAYVANHGVDISAAQNINFPSVYGGGAASIPENIAFGRTAATNQYFLPYSSNFQSLQLQLNKRFSNGLAFTSAFTWGKALGYISGTVAPANSGDNGGLIFFINQRRNYARLDFDRAYNFEQSFTYELPFGRGHSRLNTGVAAVALGGWKVSGIISAVSGTSFSVYANPGSLNTPGTAQTANLTGTYRVTHGIGPNTHWLDVTAFSQPSGCPAPPTPCTAQNVGLGNTGRNQFHGPGYIQDNLSVFKSFPIWREAAVETRFDAFQLSNTPQFNNPNAGSGNIITSANFGRVTSTLGSGQGSVNGVGGGRSLQASVRVSF is encoded by the coding sequence ATGAAGCAAAAGAAGATGGCTGTTGTGGCGGTGGTGTGCCTTTTCTTTGTCTCGGGGACGCTGATGCTGTTGGGGCAGGCCGTAAGCGGTTCGCTGGTGGGAACGGTTCAGGACAGTACCGGTGCGTCAGTGGTCAAGGCCACCGTAACAGCGACTGAGACCGGCACTGGCACGACCTACGAGGCGGTGACGAATGATACTGGCAACTACACCGTTCCAAGTTTGCCGCCGGGTAGCTATACGGTGACGGTCACCGCGGCCGGATTCAAGAAGATCGCCCACGAGAACATCGACGTGCTGCTGAACTCTACAACGCGCGTCGACTTCGAGGTTGTGCCGGGCAGTGTGAACGAAGAGGTTCTGGTGACAGCTGCGCCGCCTTTGCTCCAGACCGACCGCGCCGATATCAGCACGAAGCTCGACACCCGTCAGGTGGCGGAGCTTCCTCTGGGAACGAACCGCAACTTTCAGTCCCTGCTGAACCTGGTTCCGGGTACTGCGCCGGCGAGGTACGAGCACTCGCAGTTCTTCAATGCCCAGGGCGCGTTGCAGACGGAGGCGAATGGCTTGCCGCGGCACGGAAACCTGTATCAGATCGAAGGCATCGACGACGATGAGCGGACCGGGCTGTTGCAGATCATCATTCCTCCGGCGGAGGCTATCCAATCGGTCGATATCTCGACGAACAACTTTGATGCCGAGCTTGGGCGCGCCACCGGCGCCGTGACGAACGTAGTTCTCAAGTCAGGGACGAACTCATTTCATGGCTCGGCCTTTGAGTTCATCCAGAACGACTATGTGAATGCACGGTCATATTTTGGTCCGCCACTGGGACATCTTTCCTACAACTACTTCGGCGGCAGCATTGGCGGTCCGGTTCTAAAGGACAAACTTTTTTTCTTCGGCGACTACTTGCGGACGTCGGACCACGAGAAGATCGCCAATACGTTCACGATTCCTCCGCCAATCTGGTACACGCCGAATCCACAGGGCTTTATCGACCTGAGTGGACCTCTTGCCAGCGGTGCGGGACAGATCTATGACCCCGCCACGGGTGACGGAACGGCTCAGCATCCGCGAACACCGTTTGCGAATAACCAGATTCCGATCGGCAGGGTCAATCCGGTTTCGCTCCGAATCCTGCAGGAACTCGGGAAAGTGGCCCAGCCGAATCAGAACCAGGGGAATCTGGTCAACCCGACCAACAACTACGGGACGAAGCTGCCGTTCACCAAAACTACCGACAGCTTCGACATCAAGATCAACTACACATTGGACGAGAGGAATCACGTCAGCGGACGATATAGCTGGCAGCGGGTAATCACCTTTCAGGCGCCGGCATTTGGATCGTTTCTTGGCGGCCCGGCGGGCGGGGGAGGCTTTCAGGGGACAGGCCACCAGAAGTCCTATAGCGTTGGTGTGAACTACGACCACGTTTTTTCGTCGACTCTCTTCACCGAGGCGCGCTTCGGCGTTGCTCACCTTCGCAACAATGCGCAGCCGAGCGATTTTGGGTCGAATGATGCGACAGCGATCGGCATCCCCGGGGTCAATATCGACCAGTTCACCAGTGGGCAGGTTGGTATCTTCATCGGAAACGGACTCTTCGGTCAGCAGGGCCAGAACTATCCTCTGATCGGCTACTCCGCCTCTGTGCCGTGGATCCGGGGCGAGTCGAACATCGACTTTGTCAATATGTGGACGAAGATTATCCACAATCATACGGTCAAAGCAGGCGTGGACCTTCGGCGAGTTCGCGACGATCTGCTACAGGACCAGACTTTCAGCCCACGCGGAGCGTACACCTTCGCGGAGCCGCAGACCTCAGACTTGCGTGGCAAGACGAACATTGCAAACGATATCGCCAGCTTCCTGCTCGATGTTCCGAGCCAGGTGGGCCGCGATGTGAACACTTACTTCCCAGCCTACCGGCAGTGGTGGTTCTTCGCCTTCGCCAGCGACAAGTGGCAGGCGACATCGAAGCTGACGGTGGACATGGGAGTGCGGTGGGAGTTCTACCCTCCCGCCACACCAAGGAAGGCGGGTGGTTTTTCCAACTATGATCCCGTGAACAATAGACTGGTGATCGCAGGAATCGGTGGCAATCCGTCCAACCTGGGGATGGAGACGCGGTATCGTTACTGGGCTCCGCGTACGGGATTCTCTTACCGCGCGACTGATAACACAGTGATCCGCGGTGGATTTGGCATGAGCTACACGCCTTTTCCCGATAACGTCTATGCGTACAATTACCCTGTCCGCTCAAACAACGCCTATACCCCGGTCGGCTCATCGCCCTTCACGCCTGCGGTGCTCGCCGATGGAGTGACAGTAGCTACCTTCGAGGCCGGTTTCCCGGCTCCTGTAGCCGTGCCGATTCCATCTAACGGAATTATCCCGGCGAACACGAAGACGCTGCTGGCGCAGCAATACTTTGTAATCCCGCTGAAGTATAAGAATCCCTATGCCGAGTCCTGGAACGTTGCGGTACAGCAGGCCCTGCCGAGCAATATGTCGCTCCAGGTGGCCTATGTGGCGAACCACGGTGTAGATATCTCCGCGGCCCAGAACATCAATTTTCCCAGCGTCTATGGCGGTGGCGCAGCGTCAATCCCCGAGAATATTGCTTTCGGACGCACTGCCGCAACCAATCAGTACTTTCTCCCCTACTCCTCCAACTTTCAATCCCTGCAGCTCCAGCTAAACAAGCGCTTCTCCAACGGCCTCGCCTTCACCTCCGCTTTCACATGGGGCAAGGCGCTGGGGTACATCAGCGGCACCGTTGCGCCGGCAAACAGCGGCGACAATGGCGGTCTGATCTTCTTTATCAACCAACGCAGAAATTACGCCCGTCTGGACTTCGATCGCGCTTACAATTTCGAGCAAAGCTTTACGTATGAGCTGCCTTTCGGGCGCGGTCATAGCCGTCTCAACACTGGGGTTGCTGCGGTGGCTCTTGGCGGCTGGAAGGTTTCCGGCATTATCTCGGCGGTTTCGGGCACTTCGTTTAGCGTCTATGCGAACCCTGGCAGCCTGAATACTCCGGGCACGGCGCAGACGGCAAACCTGACGGGGACGTACAGGGTCACGCATGGGATCGGCCCCAATACACATTGGCTTGACGTCACCGCCTTCAGCCAGCCCAGCGGCTGTCCCGCTCCCCCGACGCCATGTACGGCGCAGAATGTAGGACTGGGCAACACGGGAAGAAACCAGTTCCATGGCCCGGGCTACATCCAGGACAATCTCTCGGTTTTCAAGAGCTTCCCGATCTGGCGCGAGGCGGCCGTGGAGACGCGGTTCGATGCCTTCCAACTGAGCAACACGCCCCAATTCAACAATCCGAATGCCGGGAGCGGAAACATCATCACCTCAGCAAACTTTGGGCGGGTCACGAGCACGCTGGGCAGCGGGCAGGGCAGCGTGAACGGCGTTGGTGGAGGACGCAGTCTGCAAGCTTCGGTACGCGTTTCCTTCTAG
- a CDS encoding sugar phosphate isomerase/epimerase family protein — protein MAQPLPESPIRLGIASYTFRKFDSAHLIDFMKQLKTPYLNLKDTHLPMTPLDQVASRAAQYRDAGLKLTAAGTIYFDKDNDDDIRSKFEYCKAAGISLIVGAPTRQVLPRVEKFVKQYDVRVGIHNHGPEDKQWPSPLDVLDAVKSMDPRIGCCIDVGHTMRTGTDVVAAIRKVGPRLFDVHMKDLAESKVKESQVAVGDGLMPVRDIFRALVDMRYPGCVDLEYEINADDPLPGVIKSFAYMRGVIAGMNIR, from the coding sequence ATGGCCCAACCACTTCCGGAATCCCCTATCCGACTGGGTATTGCGAGTTACACGTTTCGCAAGTTCGACTCAGCCCACCTGATCGACTTCATGAAGCAGCTCAAGACCCCATACCTCAACCTCAAGGACACTCATCTCCCGATGACCCCGCTTGATCAGGTCGCCTCGCGTGCAGCCCAATACCGCGATGCCGGCCTCAAGCTCACCGCCGCTGGAACAATCTACTTCGACAAGGATAACGATGACGACATCCGTTCCAAGTTTGAGTACTGCAAGGCCGCCGGCATCTCCCTCATCGTCGGCGCTCCTACGCGACAGGTGCTTCCGCGTGTTGAAAAGTTTGTGAAGCAGTACGACGTCCGCGTCGGCATACACAACCATGGCCCCGAGGACAAGCAGTGGCCTTCGCCGCTCGACGTCCTCGATGCTGTCAAATCGATGGATCCCCGTATCGGCTGCTGCATTGATGTTGGCCACACAATGCGCACCGGAACAGATGTCGTCGCGGCGATTCGCAAGGTGGGCCCACGGCTCTTCGACGTTCACATGAAGGACCTCGCCGAAAGCAAGGTAAAGGAGAGTCAGGTTGCTGTCGGGGATGGCTTGATGCCCGTCCGCGATATCTTCCGTGCACTTGTCGATATGCGCTATCCCGGATGCGTCGACCTCGAATACGAGATCAACGCCGACGACCCTCTACCCGGCGTCATCAAGAGTTTTGCCTATATGCGCGGGGTCATCGCCGGCATGAACATTCGCTAA